ACTAACCATGACAATCAGGCTACCTTGAATAATGGCCTGAACACCGATCTGAACACTGCGCCGAAAGTAGCCATCATTGGTGGTGGTTTGACAGGTCTATTTACGGCGACATTGTTAGAACGCGCCTTTCTTAAGCAACAAACTAAACCTTCTGTTAATTCTTCAGCACTGCAAATTACTATCTTTGAAAAATCACGTAGCGTTGGTCGCCTAGCTACGCGCTATCTCACCGATAGCAATACCAATAAAAACTGGCAATGGGCATTCGGGGCGCAGTTTTTTACGGCAAAAACTTCCAGCTTTAAGCAATTTATCGCGCCTTGGCTAGATTCAGAATTACTGCAACCGTGGTGCGCTCAAGTGGTTAATTTGACGCCAACCAATGCCAATTCTCAAAATGCTCATTCACCTAATGTAGAGAGAAAAGAGCAATGGGACACCAATCACGCGCGTTATATTAGCACCCCTAAAATGACCAGTTGGGGTCGCGCATTGGCTGATGATTTACAGCATACAACTATAAAATTTAAGACCCGTGTTGCTCCAATTAATAAAGCGCAAACGAATAGCGCACAAGATAATAAAGCTATAAAAACTGAGCTGTTTGATGAAACTGGCAGCAGTCTGGGCTGGTTTGATTGGGTTATTTGTACTGCGCCAAACGGTCAGGCAGTAGAGCTGATGGCAGACAGTGGCTTTACGAAGCAAGCCAAAATTATCGAACCAGAAATGCTGGCTTGCTATACGCTTATGTTAGGCTGGGATAACTTAGAGCAATTACCAAAAACGTTAAGTAATGACATTCAATCAGCATTGGATGTGGCTTATGTAAATGCCTCAATACTCGATAGAATATTTATCGAGCATCAAAAGCCTGCTCATGATGACCTACTTCCAAGTGTCACTATTCACGCGCGCAACGACTGGTCCGAAGAGCACGTCGATGATGATATTGAAACGGTTAAAGCGCAATTGCTAGCAGCCGCACAGCAAGCACTAAATTGGCATGAGGGTTATGCACCCAGTCAAATAGATTGCCATCGTTGGCGTTATGCAGCGACAGTGATTGATGTGAAAAATAGAGGCAGCAGTGAGGCGTTAGGAATATTGATTGATACTCAACATCAATGGATCGTCAGTGGTGATTGGTGCGGGCAAGGCAATATCGAGAGCTGCTATCAGGTGGCAAAAGAGACGGTAAAAGTACTTTGCGCCTCCTAAAATGCAAATATTATTCTAATCACGTAGATAGTAAAATATCCAATGCACCCATTGTTAGAGTTTAAATGCGTTTTCTCTAAAAAGGGAGGGTAGTAAACCATGTTTGGATTCGATTTAGATTTAGACTTAATGGGATACCATTTTTTCCAACTGAGTATTGCCTTTATATTATCACTGCCGATTGCGCTTAATCGTGAGATGAAAGATAACGGCGCAGGGCTTAGAACCTTTCCATTGGTAACTATTGCTTCGTGTGCCTTCATGTTGGTGGGCATGGATATTTACGATGCCACTGGTGAAGCGAGAATCATGTACGCCATTATTACAGGCATGGGTTTTATCGGTGGTGGTGCCATTTTTAAAAATGAGAAAGGCTCAAAAGGGACAGCAACGGCAGCCAGTTTATGGAATACGGGTGCTATCGGTATTTCAGTTGCCTATGGTCGTTACGAGATAGCAATTATATTGTCTGTGGTTGGTTTTTTAATACTTCAATTTTCGGAGCCATTTAAAGTTAAAAAATAATTGATAGTAGCCGAACATCAACGTTTGCTAACTCTATAAATATGGTGACCAACTCAATTAAAAAATAACTTTTTCAAGACTAATCAATACAAGGTTTTTTTAGTAATCGAATAGTTGCTTTTTATTCTTGAATAAGGCGATTTTGCTAAACAATGCCAATTGACTATCTTCTTTTTTTGACCTATGGTCAGTAATATAATCTCAAAAAAATCAATAACATGGAGTGGATTGTGAGCAAAATTACCAAAGATTCTGTTTCAGCGGTAGATATGGCAGCCCGCCTCGAAAAAGGCAGCCTTTGTCCGGTTGAGCTTATTGAAGAGACGTTTGAAAACATCCGAGCTTCTGATCCCGCTATTTTTACAGAATTGCTCGAAGAACGAGCGCTAAAAGAAGCCCATGCTTCTAGGCAACGCCGCCGTGAAGGCAATCCACTTAGTGCGTGGGATGGTATCCCTATCGCATGGAAAGACCTCTTTGATATAGAAGGTCGAGTAACCACCGCAGGATCTGTGGTACTTAAATCCAATGCGCCTGCGACTCGTGATGCCGATGTGGTTGCCAATGCCACTCGAGCTGGCCTTGTATCCATTGGCTGTCTTAATATGACTGAATTTGCTTATTCAGGCCTTGGTCTCAATCCACATTTTGGTACTCCTAAAAACCCACATGGTACGGGCCCAGATCGCATTCCTGGCGGCTCGTCTTCTGGTTGCGGTGTTGCTGTCTCCCGCGGACTAGTGCCACTGGCCATCGGCAGTGATACTGGGGGTTCGATACGTATTCCAGCTGGGTTAAATGGCGTAGTCGGCCATAAAGGTTCTAGTACAGCGTTTCCAAAAGGGGGTACGTTTCCACTCTCACCGACATTGGATACCTTTGGTCCGC
The nucleotide sequence above comes from Psychrobacter sp. P2G3. Encoded proteins:
- a CDS encoding NADP transhydrogenase subunit alpha, whose amino-acid sequence is MTDHILPATDKFTDNSSKQTNHDNQATLNNGLNTDLNTAPKVAIIGGGLTGLFTATLLERAFLKQQTKPSVNSSALQITIFEKSRSVGRLATRYLTDSNTNKNWQWAFGAQFFTAKTSSFKQFIAPWLDSELLQPWCAQVVNLTPTNANSQNAHSPNVERKEQWDTNHARYISTPKMTSWGRALADDLQHTTIKFKTRVAPINKAQTNSAQDNKAIKTELFDETGSSLGWFDWVICTAPNGQAVELMADSGFTKQAKIIEPEMLACYTLMLGWDNLEQLPKTLSNDIQSALDVAYVNASILDRIFIEHQKPAHDDLLPSVTIHARNDWSEEHVDDDIETVKAQLLAAAQQALNWHEGYAPSQIDCHRWRYAATVIDVKNRGSSEALGILIDTQHQWIVSGDWCGQGNIESCYQVAKETVKVLCAS
- a CDS encoding MgtC/SapB family protein, whose protein sequence is MFGFDLDLDLMGYHFFQLSIAFILSLPIALNREMKDNGAGLRTFPLVTIASCAFMLVGMDIYDATGEARIMYAIITGMGFIGGGAIFKNEKGSKGTATAASLWNTGAIGISVAYGRYEIAIILSVVGFLILQFSEPFKVKK